A DNA window from Tachysurus vachellii isolate PV-2020 chromosome 20, HZAU_Pvac_v1, whole genome shotgun sequence contains the following coding sequences:
- the loxa gene encoding protein-lysine 6-oxidase isoform X2: MRARQLHTVFYACAHLCLLSCVLHSVQSQRDSTPLRRTIQWKHDGRLFSILSQGAQYVPPLRRNGNGDGEQQQQQQQEQPQQQSPVRPLTVISSVHARHSEPSGSSAPSHLHGSRRLPLRRAGAPRGRVNETARTPTEQVPSASPFSPPPRAREDSMVGDDPYNPYKYSEQDNYNYYDAYERPSPRQRPGYGTRYFQYGLPDLVPDPYYIQASTYVQRVPMYNLRCAAEENCLASSAYRSSVRDYDTRMLLRFPQRVKNQGTSDFLPSRPRYSWEWHSCHQHYHSMDEFSHYDLLDSSSHSRVAEGHKASFCLEDTSCDYGYYRRFACTAHTQGLSPGCYDTYNADIDCQWIDITDVKPGNYILKISVNPSYQVQESDYNNNIVRCDLRYTGNYVYVSGCQLSP; this comes from the exons ATGCGCGCACGACAACTCCACACGGTATTTTACGCGTGCGCGCACCTGTGTTTATTAAGCTGCGTGCTTCATAGCGTACAGAGTCAGCGGGACTCGACACCTCTTAGGCGGACCATTCAGTGGAAGCACGACGGCAGACTCTTCAGCATCCTGAGTCAGGGCGCGCAGTACGTGCCTCCGTTAAGGAGAAACGGCAATGGAGAtggagagcagcagcagcagcagcaacaggagCAGCCGCAACAGCAGTCTCCGGTCAGACCCCTAACCGTGATCAGCAGCGTCCATGCAAGACACAGCGAGCCGTCTGGTTCTTCCGCGCCATCGCATTTACACGGATCGCGCCGGTTGCCTCTCAGGCGCGCCGGTGCGCCTCGCGGGCGCGTAAACGAAACCGCGCGCACGCCTACGGAGCAGGTTCCGTCTGCGTCTCCGTTTTCGCCGCCTCCGAGAGCGCGAGAGGACTCCATGGTCGGAGATGATCCTTATAATCCGTACAAGTACAGCGAACAGGACAACTACAACTACTATGACGCGTACGAAAGACCAAGCCCGAGACAGAGACCCGGATACGGAACAAGGTACTTTCAGTACG GTTTGCCTGACCTCGTGCCAGATCCGTACTACATTCAAGCCTCCACTTATGTGCAAAGAGTGCCGATGTACAACCTCCGATGTGCTGCAGAGGAAAACTGCCTGGCCAG CTCAGCATACAGGTCCAGTGTGAGAGATTATGATACGCGGATGCTGCTACGCTTCCCACAACGAGTCAAGAACCAAGGCACATCCGACTTCCTGCCTAGCCGGCCACGCTATTCCTGGGAGTGGCACAGCTGCCATCA GCACTACCACAGCATGGACGAATTCAGCCATTACGACCTGCTGGACTCCAGCTCTCACTCTCGTGTGGCTGAGGGACACAAGGCAAGCTTCTGCCTGGAGGACACGTCCTGCGACTACGGCTACTACAGACGCTTTGCTTGTACCGCTCACACACAG GGTCTGAGTCCAGGGTGTTACGATACTTACAACGCCGACATCGACTGTCAATGGATCGACATTACAGACGTGAAACCTGGGAATTACATCCTCAAG
- the loxa gene encoding protein-lysine 6-oxidase isoform X1 has translation MRARQLHTVFYACAHLCLLSCVLHSVQSQRDSTPLRRTIQWKHDGRLFSILSQGAQYVPPLRRNGNGDGEQQQQQQQEQPQQQSPVRPLTVISSVHARHSEPSGSSAPSHLHGSRRLPLRRAGAPRGRVNETARTPTEQVPSASPFSPPPRAREDSMVGDDPYNPYKYSEQDNYNYYDAYERPSPRQRPGYGTRYFQYGLPDLVPDPYYIQASTYVQRVPMYNLRCAAEENCLASSAYRSSVRDYDTRMLLRFPQRVKNQGTSDFLPSRPRYSWEWHSCHQHYHSMDEFSHYDLLDSSSHSRVAEGHKASFCLEDTSCDYGYYRRFACTAHTQGLSPGCYDTYNADIDCQWIDITDVKPGNYILKISVNPSYQVQESDYNNNIVRCDLRYTGNYVYVSGCQLSPY, from the exons ATGCGCGCACGACAACTCCACACGGTATTTTACGCGTGCGCGCACCTGTGTTTATTAAGCTGCGTGCTTCATAGCGTACAGAGTCAGCGGGACTCGACACCTCTTAGGCGGACCATTCAGTGGAAGCACGACGGCAGACTCTTCAGCATCCTGAGTCAGGGCGCGCAGTACGTGCCTCCGTTAAGGAGAAACGGCAATGGAGAtggagagcagcagcagcagcagcaacaggagCAGCCGCAACAGCAGTCTCCGGTCAGACCCCTAACCGTGATCAGCAGCGTCCATGCAAGACACAGCGAGCCGTCTGGTTCTTCCGCGCCATCGCATTTACACGGATCGCGCCGGTTGCCTCTCAGGCGCGCCGGTGCGCCTCGCGGGCGCGTAAACGAAACCGCGCGCACGCCTACGGAGCAGGTTCCGTCTGCGTCTCCGTTTTCGCCGCCTCCGAGAGCGCGAGAGGACTCCATGGTCGGAGATGATCCTTATAATCCGTACAAGTACAGCGAACAGGACAACTACAACTACTATGACGCGTACGAAAGACCAAGCCCGAGACAGAGACCCGGATACGGAACAAGGTACTTTCAGTACG GTTTGCCTGACCTCGTGCCAGATCCGTACTACATTCAAGCCTCCACTTATGTGCAAAGAGTGCCGATGTACAACCTCCGATGTGCTGCAGAGGAAAACTGCCTGGCCAG CTCAGCATACAGGTCCAGTGTGAGAGATTATGATACGCGGATGCTGCTACGCTTCCCACAACGAGTCAAGAACCAAGGCACATCCGACTTCCTGCCTAGCCGGCCACGCTATTCCTGGGAGTGGCACAGCTGCCATCA GCACTACCACAGCATGGACGAATTCAGCCATTACGACCTGCTGGACTCCAGCTCTCACTCTCGTGTGGCTGAGGGACACAAGGCAAGCTTCTGCCTGGAGGACACGTCCTGCGACTACGGCTACTACAGACGCTTTGCTTGTACCGCTCACACACAG GGTCTGAGTCCAGGGTGTTACGATACTTACAACGCCGACATCGACTGTCAATGGATCGACATTACAGACGTGAAACCTGGGAATTACATCCTCAAG